In Rhodospirillales bacterium, the following proteins share a genomic window:
- a CDS encoding primary-amine oxidase: MANSSNSTPATERGNHPLNPLTPAEIRAAAGIVREWDGWTETTRFESIRLRYPGKAQCRAEIADGAASGSRRAYVSAYDTATDGVSELIVDLTGRAVESAREVQGARPAINIDEFLVCAETVPQHPDFIAAMAKRGVTDLSNIQIDPFSAGNFGFKDERGHRLVHCLVYLRSDPADNGYAHPVEGLNVLFDLNRVEVVRVLDHGVHQIPMASSNYQASRPEITDTLRGDLMPIHIVQPDGPSFTVEDRVVSWANWRFHVEFHPREGLVLNDIRVRSGERAPWRPLIWRASIAEMVVPYGDPSFNHYRKNAFDVGEYGMGQVANPLKLGCDCRGHIHYFDGVFNLTSGEPAVVENAVCLHEEDDGMLWKHTDYVTGGTEHRRARRLLISMVATVGNYEYGFYWIFHMDGTLELEVKATGIVNTQGLNAVSGVAYGTEVMPGVVAPNHQHLFCARLDMAVDGDANRLVELNVVRPPMGGDNPHGNAFRVEETVIETEGGRRRNADSERLWKVESTSVTNALGRATAYRLHSGGMLRPWLHADTMMARRAAFIFNHVWCTPSDPDQRYPAGRFVNQSDGSDTIATWVKQGRSIRDTDIVLWHTFGILHLPRVEDWPVQPVARTGFRLEADGFFDRNPRLDVPPSA, encoded by the coding sequence ATGGCGAACAGCAGCAATTCCACCCCAGCGACCGAACGCGGCAACCATCCGCTCAACCCCCTGACCCCAGCCGAAATCCGAGCCGCAGCCGGGATCGTCCGGGAATGGGACGGTTGGACGGAAACCACGAGATTCGAATCGATTCGCCTGCGCTATCCCGGCAAGGCGCAATGCCGGGCGGAGATCGCGGACGGCGCGGCCAGCGGCAGCCGGAGGGCCTATGTCAGCGCATACGACACTGCAACCGACGGCGTCTCCGAGCTGATCGTCGACCTGACCGGTCGCGCGGTGGAATCGGCCCGCGAGGTTCAGGGTGCGCGACCGGCGATCAACATCGACGAGTTCCTGGTCTGCGCGGAGACCGTGCCCCAGCATCCCGACTTCATAGCGGCGATGGCGAAGCGCGGCGTCACCGACCTCTCGAACATCCAGATCGACCCCTTCTCGGCCGGCAATTTCGGTTTCAAGGACGAGCGCGGACATCGGCTGGTGCACTGCTTGGTCTACCTGCGCTCCGATCCGGCGGACAACGGCTACGCTCATCCGGTCGAGGGTCTGAACGTCCTGTTCGACCTCAACAGGGTCGAGGTTGTCCGGGTCCTCGACCACGGGGTCCACCAGATCCCGATGGCTTCCTCGAACTATCAGGCCTCGCGGCCCGAGATCACCGACACCCTGCGCGGCGACCTGATGCCGATCCACATCGTCCAGCCCGACGGCCCGTCCTTCACCGTCGAGGACCGCGTCGTGAGCTGGGCCAACTGGCGCTTCCACGTCGAGTTCCATCCGCGCGAAGGCCTCGTGCTCAACGACATCCGGGTGCGCAGCGGCGAGCGTGCGCCGTGGCGGCCGCTGATCTGGCGCGCATCGATCGCGGAGATGGTAGTCCCCTACGGCGATCCGTCCTTCAACCACTACCGCAAGAACGCCTTCGATGTCGGCGAGTACGGCATGGGCCAAGTTGCCAACCCGCTGAAACTCGGCTGCGACTGCCGCGGTCACATTCACTACTTCGACGGCGTGTTCAACCTGACCTCGGGCGAGCCGGCGGTCGTCGAGAACGCCGTCTGCCTGCACGAGGAAGACGACGGCATGTTATGGAAGCACACCGACTACGTGACCGGCGGGACGGAGCACCGCCGGGCGCGCAGGCTGCTCATCTCGATGGTCGCGACGGTCGGCAACTACGAGTACGGATTTTACTGGATCTTCCACATGGACGGTACGCTGGAGCTGGAGGTCAAGGCGACCGGCATCGTGAACACCCAGGGCCTGAACGCGGTCTCCGGCGTCGCCTACGGCACCGAGGTCATGCCCGGCGTCGTCGCCCCCAATCACCAGCATCTGTTCTGCGCCCGGCTCGACATGGCTGTCGACGGCGACGCCAACCGGCTGGTCGAGTTGAACGTGGTGCGGCCCCCGATGGGCGGGGACAACCCGCACGGCAACGCGTTCCGCGTCGAGGAAACGGTGATCGAAACCGAGGGAGGCCGGAGGCGAAACGCGGACAGCGAGCGGTTGTGGAAGGTCGAGAGCACTTCGGTGACCAACGCGCTGGGCAGGGCAACGGCCTATCGCCTCCATTCCGGAGGCATGTTGCGGCCGTGGCTCCATGCCGACACCATGATGGCGAGACGCGCCGCCTTCATCTTCAACCATGTCTGGTGCACGCCCAGCGATCCAGACCAGCGGTACCCGGCCGGACGCTTCGTCAACCAAAGCGACGGTTCGGACACCATCGCAACCTGGGTGAAGCAGGGCCGGTCGATCAGGGACACCGACATCGTGCTGTGGCATACGTTCGGCATTCTGCACCTGCCGCGAGTCGAGGACTGGCCGGTCCAGCCGGTCGCCCGCACCGGCTTCCGCCTCGAAGCCGACGGTTTCTTCGATCGCAATCCGAGACTCGACGTGCCGCCCAGCGCCTGA
- a CDS encoding HigA family addiction module antitoxin produces MNDIASDRVGPMQNPPHLGELIRESMDEVGWNVTETAARLGCERGTLSRLLNGKAGVSANMALALEDVGWGTAEHWMRMQASYELAQARRERIAAERRAGALHT; encoded by the coding sequence ATGAACGACATTGCGAGCGATCGCGTCGGCCCGATGCAGAACCCGCCGCACTTGGGCGAACTGATCCGCGAGAGCATGGACGAAGTGGGCTGGAATGTGACCGAGACGGCGGCACGTCTCGGTTGCGAGCGCGGAACGCTGTCGCGGCTGCTGAACGGCAAGGCGGGCGTGTCGGCGAACATGGCGCTGGCGCTTGAGGATGTCGGCTGGGGCACCGCCGAGCACTGGATGCGGATGCAGGCGAGCTACGAGCTTGCGCAGGCGCGCCGCGAGCGGATCGCCGCCGAACGGCGTGCGGGCGCGCTGCACACATGA
- a CDS encoding type II toxin-antitoxin system RelE/ParE family toxin: MRIRHKGLRALNERDDAARLPAGLAPRLRRILFRLQEATHPSSADAPNFRLHPLKGDRTGQWSVRVSGNWRVVFRFEDGEAVVVDLIDYH; the protein is encoded by the coding sequence ATGAGGATCAGGCACAAGGGACTGCGAGCGCTGAACGAGCGCGATGACGCGGCGCGGCTGCCAGCCGGTCTCGCGCCACGGCTCCGGCGCATCCTGTTTCGGCTGCAAGAGGCGACGCATCCGAGCAGCGCGGACGCGCCGAACTTCCGGCTGCATCCCCTCAAGGGCGACCGCACGGGCCAGTGGAGCGTTCGCGTCTCGGGCAACTGGCGCGTGGTGTTCCGCTTCGAGGACGGCGAGGCCGTGGTCGTGGACCTGATCGACTACCACTGA
- the betA gene encoding choline dehydrogenase, which translates to MNTRQMFEYVVVGAGSAGCVLANRLTEDGTARVLLIEAGGSDRSIFVQMPTALAIAMNHPRYGWHYQTEPEPHLGGRRLHCPRGKVLGGSSSVNGMAYVRGNALDYEGWAAAGATGWSYAEVLPYFRRAESFSGGGDDYRGDSGPLHTSRGGMRNPLYGAFIAAGEQAGYARTADMNGYRQEGLGPMDMTVHRGRRWSTANAYLKPARSRGNLAVATQALATRLLLDGRRVSGVEYRQGGVIRTALAAREVILSGGPINTPQLLMLSGIGPADQLREFDIEVVHDLPGVGENLQDHLELYIQQACTRPVTLYAATGLLRKALIGLRWVACQSGLGATNHFEAGGFIRSRPGIRWPDIQYHFLPLAASYDMKEQVRCHGYQAHAGPMRSNSRGSVRLASVDPAAPPRIRFNYMSHADDWADMRACVRFTREIFAQPAFDPYRGEELAPGASVQSDAEIDAFVRETVQSAYHPCGTCKMGTDAMAVIDPQNRVHGMDGLRVVDSSVMPAITTGNLNAPTIMIAEKAADAIRGQPPLAASESPFHTAADWKTAQR; encoded by the coding sequence ATGAACACGCGACAGATGTTCGAATATGTCGTCGTTGGTGCCGGGTCGGCAGGCTGCGTTCTGGCCAATCGGCTGACCGAGGACGGCACCGCGCGTGTGTTGCTGATCGAGGCCGGCGGCAGCGACCGCAGCATCTTCGTGCAGATGCCGACGGCGCTCGCCATCGCCATGAACCACCCGCGTTACGGATGGCACTATCAGACCGAGCCCGAGCCGCATCTGGGCGGCCGGCGTTTGCACTGTCCGCGCGGCAAGGTGCTCGGCGGCTCCTCGTCGGTCAACGGGATGGCCTATGTCCGCGGCAACGCCCTGGACTACGAGGGCTGGGCCGCGGCCGGCGCGACGGGATGGTCATATGCCGAAGTACTGCCGTACTTCCGGCGGGCCGAGAGCTTCAGCGGCGGTGGCGACGATTACCGGGGTGACTCGGGCCCGCTCCATACCTCGCGCGGTGGCATGCGCAATCCGCTTTACGGTGCCTTCATCGCGGCGGGTGAGCAGGCTGGTTACGCCCGCACTGCCGACATGAACGGCTACCGGCAGGAAGGTCTCGGTCCGATGGACATGACGGTCCATCGGGGGCGACGCTGGAGCACCGCCAACGCGTACCTGAAGCCGGCTCGAAGTCGGGGGAATTTGGCCGTCGCAACCCAGGCGCTGGCGACCCGGCTTCTCCTGGATGGCCGGCGGGTCAGCGGTGTCGAGTACCGGCAGGGCGGCGTCATCCGAACGGCGCTGGCGGCCCGCGAAGTCATCCTGAGCGGTGGGCCGATCAACACCCCGCAGCTGCTGATGCTGTCGGGAATTGGCCCGGCCGATCAACTTCGCGAATTCGACATCGAGGTGGTCCACGATCTGCCCGGTGTCGGGGAAAACCTCCAGGATCATCTGGAACTCTATATCCAGCAGGCGTGCACCCGGCCGGTGACGCTCTACGCCGCTACCGGTTTGCTGCGCAAGGCGTTGATCGGGCTTCGGTGGGTGGCGTGCCAATCCGGACTTGGCGCCACCAACCACTTCGAGGCCGGCGGCTTCATCCGCTCACGCCCGGGCATTCGCTGGCCCGACATCCAGTACCATTTCCTGCCGCTGGCGGCTTCCTACGACATGAAGGAACAGGTCCGCTGCCACGGCTACCAGGCCCACGCCGGCCCGATGCGCTCGAACTCCCGTGGATCCGTCCGACTCGCTTCGGTTGATCCGGCCGCACCGCCTCGAATCCGGTTCAATTACATGAGCCACGCCGATGACTGGGCCGATATGCGGGCCTGTGTGCGGTTCACCCGGGAGATCTTCGCCCAGCCCGCCTTCGATCCCTACCGCGGCGAAGAACTCGCGCCCGGCGCTTCCGTCCAGAGCGACGCAGAAATCGATGCGTTCGTCCGCGAAACGGTTCAGAGCGCTTATCATCCCTGCGGCACCTGCAAGATGGGCACGGACGCGATGGCGGTGATTGACCCGCAGAACCGGGTGCATGGGATGGACGGATTGCGCGTCGTCGACAGTTCGGTGATGCCGGCCATCACGACGGGAAATCTCAACGCGCCGACGATCATGATTGCCGAGAAGGCCGCCGACGCAATCCGGGGCCAACCACCGCTGGCAGCCTCGGAGTCTCCGTTTCATACCGCGGCCGATTGGAAGACGGCGCAGCGCTGA
- a CDS encoding choline ABC transporter substrate-binding protein, with amino-acid sequence MTERVRMTVLGVVAALLFSPSVWAADPDSCQTVRFSDVGWTDITSTTAATSVVLTALGYEPTASVLSVPVTYTSLKNGDIDVFLGNWMPTMEADIAPYRDEGSVETVAQNLTGAKYTLAVNKLAADGGITSFGDISQYSAELEGKIYGIEPGNDGNRLIQAMIDENTFGLQGFELVESSEQGMLAQVDRANRRDQWIVFLGWEPHPMNAKYEMTYLAGGDDIFGPNFGGAEVYTNTRQGYVEECPNVGRLLTNLTFTLAMENEIMTAILEDEQEPQQAATAWLQANPSILEGWLDGVTTLSGDDGLAAVNASLGL; translated from the coding sequence ATGACAGAACGCGTGCGCATGACAGTGCTCGGGGTGGTTGCAGCTCTGCTGTTTTCGCCCTCCGTCTGGGCGGCCGATCCCGATTCGTGCCAGACGGTTCGCTTCTCTGATGTGGGATGGACTGACATCACTTCGACGACCGCGGCAACTTCCGTGGTCCTCACGGCCCTCGGCTACGAGCCGACTGCGTCCGTGCTCTCCGTGCCGGTGACGTACACCAGTCTCAAGAATGGCGATATCGACGTCTTCCTCGGCAACTGGATGCCGACCATGGAAGCCGACATCGCGCCATACCGGGACGAGGGGTCGGTCGAAACCGTCGCCCAGAACCTGACCGGGGCGAAATACACCCTTGCCGTCAACAAGCTGGCGGCCGACGGTGGCATCACGAGCTTCGGCGACATTTCCCAGTACAGCGCAGAACTCGAAGGCAAGATCTACGGCATCGAGCCGGGCAATGACGGCAATCGGCTGATCCAGGCCATGATCGACGAGAACACGTTCGGGCTGCAGGGATTCGAGCTGGTGGAATCGAGCGAGCAAGGCATGCTCGCCCAGGTGGACCGGGCGAACCGCAGGGATCAGTGGATCGTGTTCCTGGGGTGGGAGCCGCACCCGATGAATGCGAAGTACGAGATGACCTATCTCGCCGGCGGCGATGACATTTTCGGCCCGAACTTCGGCGGTGCGGAGGTCTACACCAACACCCGGCAGGGTTACGTTGAAGAGTGCCCGAACGTCGGGAGGCTGCTGACCAACCTGACGTTCACGCTGGCGATGGAAAACGAGATCATGACCGCCATCCTCGAGGACGAGCAGGAACCGCAGCAGGCCGCAACGGCATGGCTCCAAGCGAACCCGTCCATCCTGGAGGGTTGGCTTGACGGAGTGACGACCCTGAGCGGCGACGACGGCTTGGCTGCCGTGAACGCAAGCCTCGGGCTCTAA
- the choW gene encoding choline ABC transporter permease subunit: MHWLTDQKIPLGKWIKSLADLLLDHGAWFFDYVSEFLKFLIEGVAGLLLAVPSLALVLALAGLAFWLHRSWKLVAAVVLLLLLVINLGYWETTVQTFTLILFSTVICVVIGVPVGIAAAHRPWLYNAIRPVLDLMQTIPTFVYLIPTMIMFGLGVVPGLISTVIFAIPAPIRLTHLGVSGVPRPLIEAGEAFGATRRQLLWKVELPHALPTIMAGVTQCIMLSLSMVVIAAMVGAPGLGVPVLRALNTVNIAKGFEAGLAIVIVAFLLDRLCKPRGGTKQRG, from the coding sequence TTGCACTGGTTGACGGACCAGAAGATTCCCCTCGGCAAGTGGATCAAGTCCCTTGCGGACTTGCTGCTCGACCACGGGGCCTGGTTCTTCGACTACGTCTCTGAGTTCCTGAAGTTCCTGATCGAGGGCGTGGCCGGCCTGCTGCTGGCCGTCCCCTCGCTCGCCCTGGTGCTGGCGCTTGCCGGCCTCGCGTTCTGGCTGCACCGGTCCTGGAAACTGGTCGCCGCCGTCGTGCTGCTGCTGCTGCTGGTGATCAACCTCGGCTATTGGGAAACCACGGTCCAGACCTTCACGCTCATCCTGTTTTCCACAGTGATCTGTGTTGTCATCGGCGTGCCGGTCGGTATCGCTGCCGCACACCGGCCCTGGCTCTACAACGCCATCCGTCCCGTACTCGACCTGATGCAGACGATCCCGACCTTCGTTTACCTGATTCCAACCATGATCATGTTCGGGTTGGGCGTGGTGCCCGGCCTGATCTCCACGGTGATCTTTGCCATCCCCGCCCCAATCCGGCTCACGCATCTGGGTGTCTCCGGAGTGCCGCGGCCGCTCATCGAGGCCGGCGAGGCGTTCGGGGCGACACGCCGCCAGCTCCTCTGGAAGGTGGAGCTGCCACACGCCCTGCCGACCATCATGGCCGGCGTCACCCAGTGCATCATGCTCAGCCTGTCGATGGTGGTCATCGCGGCAATGGTCGGCGCGCCAGGCCTCGGCGTGCCAGTGTTGCGCGCACTCAACACCGTGAACATCGCCAAGGGCTTCGAGGCCGGGCTCGCCATCGTCATTGTCGCCTTCTTGCTCGATCGCCTGTGCAAGCCGCGTGGCGGCACCAAGCAGCGGGGCTGA
- the choV gene encoding choline ABC transporter ATP-binding protein: protein MKAVDILFGGDVPTALQMLDGGVDRQGIQDATGSVIGVAGASLAVQSGEICVLMGLSGSGKSTLLRAVNGLCRVTRGEVLVRDGNAPLDMAGCDAATLRRMRTERIAMVFQQFALLPWRTVHENVSFGLELRGAGRAERDTIVRKHLELVDLDRWGDRYVHELSGGMQQRVGLARALATDSDILLMDEPFSALDPLIREHLQDELLDLQSRLGKTILFVSHDLNEALKLGRHIAIMEAGRIVQYGEPEEIVLNPANAYVAEFIAHMDALNVLRCRSLMTPVANVRRDGDMLRLDWSGLNRLRLNAEGEPDEASIEPAPATIRHYSPDLDTETLTGGTICAAAPDLPMRTAIELRHCTGRPVLLMEQGRMVGVIGDDEIYRGLMRQGALAGNQQD from the coding sequence CTGAAGGCGGTCGACATCCTGTTTGGTGGCGACGTACCGACTGCCCTGCAGATGCTCGACGGCGGCGTCGACCGACAAGGCATCCAGGACGCCACCGGCTCGGTCATCGGTGTTGCCGGTGCATCGCTCGCGGTGCAGAGCGGCGAGATTTGCGTCCTGATGGGTCTGTCGGGCTCCGGCAAGTCGACGCTGCTGCGCGCCGTGAACGGCCTCTGCCGTGTCACCCGCGGCGAAGTCCTGGTCCGCGACGGGAATGCCCCACTCGACATGGCTGGTTGCGATGCCGCCACGCTGCGGCGCATGCGCACGGAGCGCATCGCCATGGTGTTCCAGCAGTTTGCCCTGCTGCCGTGGCGCACCGTCCATGAGAACGTCAGCTTCGGCCTTGAACTGCGCGGCGCCGGGCGGGCGGAACGGGACACCATCGTCCGGAAACACCTCGAGCTGGTGGATCTCGACCGCTGGGGCGACAGGTACGTGCACGAGCTGTCCGGCGGCATGCAGCAGCGGGTCGGACTTGCCCGTGCACTCGCCACCGACTCCGACATCCTCCTGATGGATGAACCGTTCTCGGCATTGGATCCGCTAATCCGGGAGCACCTGCAGGACGAACTGCTGGATCTGCAGAGCCGACTCGGCAAGACGATCCTGTTCGTCAGTCATGATCTCAACGAAGCGCTCAAGCTCGGGCGGCATATCGCGATCATGGAAGCCGGCCGGATCGTCCAGTACGGCGAGCCTGAAGAAATCGTTCTCAATCCGGCCAACGCCTACGTTGCCGAGTTCATTGCCCATATGGACGCGCTCAACGTGCTGCGTTGCCGCTCGCTCATGACGCCGGTGGCGAACGTACGGCGCGATGGCGACATGCTGCGGCTCGATTGGTCGGGCCTCAATCGACTGAGACTGAACGCCGAGGGCGAACCCGACGAGGCCAGCATCGAACCGGCTCCCGCCACGATCCGGCACTATTCGCCGGACTTGGACACAGAGACGCTTACCGGCGGAACCATCTGCGCGGCGGCGCCTGACCTGCCGATGCGCACGGCCATAGAACTCCGGCACTGCACCGGCAGACCAGTACTGCTGATGGAGCAGGGCCGGATGGTAGGCGTGATCGGCGACGACGAAATCTATCGCGGCCTGATGCGACAGGGTGCCTTGGCCGGTAACCAGCAGGACTGA